ATCGCAGGGACGGCAACCAAACCGAGCGTGGTCGCCCCCCAGCACAAGGACACTCCGACCGTCAGCGGTACTTGGCTGCCCCAGCGGCGAACGAGAGGCGCCACCGCGATGCTCCCCGCGATGCCGAGCACTTGGTACAATGACAACGCTAGACCACTCGTGGTCACGCTAGTTGCTGCCTCCTGGGTGAGATACGTCGGTAACCACGTCGTCAAAGAGAAGTACGACCACGACTGCGCGCCCAGGAAGATCGCCACCGCCCAGGCGAGCGGGTGCGCGGCCAGTCGGCGATGCGGGCCGGGCGGCGGCAGGGACGCCCGCAGCTCCGTGTCCGATGGCGCCCCCAGCACCAGCACCCAGGCCGCCGCGGCCACCGCGGCCGGTAATGCCCACGACGCCAGCGCCAGCCTCCAGCCCGTCGTCTGCGCCAGCAGCGGTGTCAGTCCGGCAGCCGCAGCTGCGCCGATGCACATCCCAGCGGTGAAGATGGAGGTCCCGGCCGGAGCGCGGTGCGGCAGGTCGCGCTTGACCAGAGCAGGCATGACGACGTTTCCCACGGTCACCCCGACACCCACGAGCAGCGTTCCCGCGATCAGGAGTGCTACCGAGCCCATCGGGCGGGCGGCCGTCGCCACGACGACCACGACGAGCCCGGCCAACAGGGCC
The nucleotide sequence above comes from Nocardioides massiliensis. Encoded proteins:
- a CDS encoding MFS transporter, which gives rise to MLLLVGLVAINLRSVIAAPAPLLTQMRGDLGLSEASMGALVSLPVLCFALAAPLAGVLVRYVGAQRALLAGLVVVVVATAARPMGSVALLIAGTLLVGVGVTVGNVVMPALVKRDLPHRAPAGTSIFTAGMCIGAAAAAGLTPLLAQTTGWRLALASWALPAAVAAAAWVLVLGAPSDTELRASLPPPGPHRRLAAHPLAWAVAIFLGAQSWSYFSLTTWLPTYLTQEAATSVTTSGLALSLYQVLGIAGSIAVAPLVRRWGSQVPLTVGVSLCWGATTLGLVAVPAMWPLWTVLGGVTHGAGITVAMILVVLRAESARSVESLSSMAQLIGYGVGAIGPFAVGAVLGLTGSWTWSLSLVIAASVVMLLAGFVAGRSVTVESARR